In a single window of the Rhodoligotrophos appendicifer genome:
- a CDS encoding elongation factor G, which produces MNEAGDRSAAGPRCIALVGPYQSGKTTLLEALLYRTGAIARQGTAAQKSMVGDASAEAGSHGMSVEMNVGTTEFLGERYSFLDCPGSIEFAQEQEAALAACDAAVVVCEPDEKKVPALQLILKQLDALGVPRFLFINKVDRAEGRIRDVLEVLQPASARPLVLRQIPIWQNGIVTGFVDLALERAFLYREHAQSEVIELPGDLGQRKLEARFHMLEQLADYDDDLMEQLLEEVEPPRDRVFEDLRRELREGLITPVLLGSAEKGNGIFRLLKALRHEAPGIAATAQRLGVASKGETVAQVMKTLHTAHGGKLSVSRILAGSLSDGDMVVGKAGRSERIAGLMVLNGQEMRKVGTAGAGDTVALGRLDSVGTGETLATGKVAPAQLGRVTRAAPVYGLAVSVSDRKDEVKLTAAITKLTEEDPSLALDHNAITHEMVLWGQGEMHLRVALERLAGKYGVAAQAQPRRIAYRETIRKAASVRGRHKKQSGGHGQFGDVVLDIKPLPRGEGFSFTDTITGGVVPKQYIPAVEAGVKDYLVRGPLGFPVVDIAVNLADGSYHTVDSSEMAFKTAARIGMTEGMAQCQPILLEPIVEVEVHVPSETTARVNQIVSGRRGQILGFDARAGWPGWDSVKAHMPEAELQTLIIELRSATAGVGTFGFRQDHMAELTGKAAEQARASVRAEAA; this is translated from the coding sequence ATGAACGAGGCAGGCGACAGATCGGCCGCGGGTCCGCGGTGCATAGCACTGGTGGGCCCCTATCAATCCGGCAAGACGACGCTGCTCGAGGCGCTGCTCTATCGCACGGGCGCCATCGCGCGGCAGGGGACGGCGGCGCAGAAATCCATGGTGGGAGACGCCAGTGCGGAAGCCGGCAGCCATGGCATGAGCGTGGAGATGAATGTCGGCACCACCGAATTTCTCGGCGAGCGCTACAGCTTTCTCGATTGCCCCGGCTCCATCGAATTCGCCCAGGAGCAGGAGGCGGCATTGGCCGCCTGCGACGCGGCGGTGGTGGTGTGCGAGCCCGACGAGAAGAAGGTGCCCGCCCTGCAGCTCATCCTGAAGCAGCTGGACGCGCTCGGCGTGCCGCGCTTCCTGTTCATCAACAAGGTCGACCGCGCCGAGGGGCGCATCCGCGACGTGCTGGAGGTGCTGCAGCCCGCCAGCGCGCGGCCCCTGGTGCTGCGGCAGATCCCCATCTGGCAGAACGGGATCGTCACCGGTTTCGTGGATCTCGCTTTGGAGCGGGCCTTCCTCTATCGCGAACATGCCCAGAGCGAGGTGATCGAGCTGCCGGGCGATCTCGGCCAGCGCAAGCTCGAGGCGCGCTTCCACATGCTCGAGCAGCTGGCGGATTACGACGACGATCTGATGGAGCAGCTGCTGGAGGAGGTGGAGCCGCCCCGCGACCGGGTGTTCGAGGATCTGCGGCGCGAGCTGCGCGAGGGGCTGATCACGCCGGTGCTGCTGGGCTCGGCCGAGAAGGGAAACGGCATTTTCCGGCTGCTGAAAGCCCTGCGCCACGAAGCTCCGGGGATCGCCGCCACCGCCCAACGGCTCGGCGTGGCGTCCAAGGGAGAGACGGTCGCCCAGGTGATGAAGACGCTGCATACCGCCCATGGCGGCAAGCTCTCGGTCTCGCGCATCCTGGCCGGCTCGCTCAGCGACGGGGACATGGTGGTGGGCAAGGCCGGACGCTCGGAGCGGATCGCCGGGCTGATGGTGCTGAACGGGCAGGAGATGCGCAAAGTGGGCACGGCAGGGGCCGGCGACACGGTGGCGCTGGGCCGGCTCGACAGCGTCGGCACCGGCGAGACCCTGGCCACGGGCAAGGTCGCGCCGGCGCAATTGGGCCGCGTCACCCGTGCGGCCCCGGTCTATGGGCTCGCCGTCTCGGTGAGCGACCGCAAGGACGAGGTGAAGCTGACGGCGGCCATCACCAAGCTCACGGAGGAGGACCCGTCGCTCGCCCTCGACCATAATGCCATCACCCATGAAATGGTGCTGTGGGGGCAGGGGGAGATGCATCTGCGGGTCGCCCTGGAGCGGCTGGCCGGGAAATATGGGGTGGCGGCGCAGGCCCAGCCGCGCCGCATCGCCTATCGGGAAACGATCCGCAAGGCGGCGAGCGTGCGCGGCCGGCACAAGAAGCAGTCGGGCGGCCATGGCCAGTTCGGCGACGTGGTGCTGGACATCAAGCCGCTGCCGCGCGGGGAGGGATTCTCGTTCACCGACACGATCACCGGCGGCGTCGTGCCGAAGCAGTATATTCCGGCGGTGGAGGCCGGGGTGAAGGATTATCTCGTCCGCGGACCGCTGGGCTTTCCGGTGGTCGATATCGCCGTCAACCTGGCGGACGGCTCCTATCACACGGTGGATTCCTCCGAAATGGCGTTCAAGACCGCCGCCCGCATCGGCATGACCGAGGGCATGGCGCAATGCCAGCCGATCCTGCTCGAGCCCATTGTCGAGGTGGAGGTGCATGTGCCCTCGGAGACGACGGCGCGGGTCAATCAGATCGTGAGCGGCCGGCGGGGGCAGATCCTCGGCTTCGATGCGCGCGCCGGCTGGCCCGGATGGGATAGTGTGAAGGCGCATATGCCGGAGGCCGAGCTGCAGACGCTCATCATCGAGCTGAGATCGGCGACGGCCGGGGTCGGCACCTTCGGGTTCCGCCAGGACCACATGGCGGAGCTCACGGGAAAGGCCGCGGAGCAGGCAAGGGCCAGCGTCCGAGCCGAGGCGGCATGA